The following proteins are encoded in a genomic region of Enterocloster clostridioformis:
- a CDS encoding DNA alkylation repair protein, producing the protein MTEKITIRETVRIKLEESSDPEYREFHSRLLPGITGIMGVRTPVLRGIAKDLKKSGWQEYIKEVSGAWKEKGQGTDGVLYDEMIIWGLCICGGCRDWDTAREYVTAFVPAINNWAVCDIFCGSLKITGRYKEEVWQFIQPYFQSGGEYGLRFGTVMLLSHYTDRAYLEHALKLLDGVHHTGYYAKMAVAWALSVYFVKFPDQVMEYLKQSSLDDWTYNKALQKITESFRVDRETKKLVRQMRRGR; encoded by the coding sequence ATGACTGAGAAGATAACCATACGTGAAACCGTAAGAATAAAACTGGAAGAATCATCAGACCCGGAGTACCGGGAATTCCACAGCCGGCTTCTGCCGGGAATCACCGGCATCATGGGAGTGCGCACACCCGTGCTCCGGGGCATCGCGAAAGACCTGAAAAAGAGCGGATGGCAGGAATACATAAAAGAGGTATCAGGTGCCTGGAAGGAAAAGGGCCAGGGAACAGACGGCGTTCTCTACGACGAAATGATAATCTGGGGGCTGTGTATCTGCGGAGGCTGCCGTGACTGGGACACGGCCAGGGAATACGTAACCGCTTTTGTCCCGGCCATCAATAACTGGGCAGTGTGCGATATATTCTGCGGCTCCCTTAAGATTACCGGCCGTTACAAAGAGGAGGTCTGGCAGTTCATCCAGCCTTATTTCCAATCCGGCGGGGAATACGGCCTGCGCTTTGGAACCGTCATGCTGTTATCTCATTACACAGACCGGGCCTATCTGGAACATGCCCTAAAACTGCTGGACGGCGTCCATCATACAGGCTACTATGCCAAAATGGCCGTGGCCTGGGCCCTCTCTGTCTATTTCGTCAAATTCCCGGACCAGGTAATGGAATACCTGAAGCAAAGCAGCCTGGACGACTGGACCTACAATAAAGCACTCCAGAAAATCACAGAATCCTTCCGCGTGGACAGAGAAACAAAAAAGCTGGTGCGGCAGATGCGCAGGGGGCGCTGA
- a CDS encoding coproporphyrinogen-III oxidase family protein: MTNLQRKPLELYLHVPFCARKCLYCDFLSFRALASVHEAYTEQLIREIEVQGACCREYQVKTVFIGGGTPSVMEPCLIRDIMQALNRNFDIAADAEITIEVNPGTLLQNKLHIYRAAGINRLSIGLQSADNQELKDLGRIHTFEEFLKSYQCARMAGFTNVNVDLMSSIPGQTLERWKNTLRKVTMLKPEHISAYSLIVEEGTPFWDRYGKREEEETGLKTDDVCFLHPRGGRHTEQAPVPGKRAALYPALPDEETENRIYHFTRTFLAEQGYGRYEISNYAKPGRECLHNTGYWRGVPYLGLGLGSSSCMNGTRFSNERDLDTYLHLDFSEEGGSSALALLRGPVEELTREAQMEEFMFLGLRMTKGISEIDFVSMFGIKIEGIYGPVIERLIADGLLKREGVWISLTEWGMDVSNFVLSEFLI, from the coding sequence ATGACAAACTTACAGAGGAAGCCCTTGGAGCTGTACCTCCATGTACCCTTTTGCGCCAGGAAATGCCTTTACTGCGATTTCCTGTCCTTCAGGGCGCTGGCGTCTGTCCATGAGGCTTATACCGAACAACTAATCAGGGAAATAGAAGTCCAGGGTGCCTGCTGCCGTGAATACCAGGTCAAGACCGTGTTCATAGGAGGAGGCACTCCTTCTGTTATGGAACCGTGTCTTATCAGGGATATCATGCAGGCTCTGAACAGGAATTTCGACATAGCGGCAGATGCCGAGATTACCATTGAGGTCAATCCCGGCACCCTGCTTCAGAACAAGCTTCATATCTACCGCGCGGCGGGAATCAACCGGCTGAGCATTGGCCTCCAGTCCGCGGACAACCAGGAACTTAAGGACCTGGGGAGAATCCATACCTTTGAGGAATTCCTGAAGAGCTACCAGTGCGCCCGCATGGCCGGGTTCACCAACGTGAATGTGGACCTGATGAGCAGCATTCCGGGGCAGACGCTGGAGAGATGGAAGAATACGCTCAGGAAGGTGACCATGCTGAAACCGGAGCACATATCCGCATACAGCCTTATTGTGGAGGAGGGGACACCCTTCTGGGACCGTTATGGAAAGAGGGAAGAGGAGGAGACCGGCCTTAAAACAGATGACGTCTGCTTTCTGCACCCCCGGGGCGGCCGCCATACGGAGCAGGCTCCCGTTCCCGGAAAAAGAGCGGCCCTTTATCCCGCCCTTCCGGACGAGGAGACAGAGAACCGCATATATCATTTTACCAGGACCTTTCTGGCTGAACAGGGATACGGCCGTTATGAGATATCCAATTACGCCAAGCCTGGCAGGGAGTGTCTGCACAACACAGGCTACTGGAGGGGAGTTCCCTATCTGGGCCTGGGCCTGGGCTCCTCCTCATGCATGAACGGAACACGTTTCTCCAATGAACGTGATTTGGACACCTATCTGCATCTGGATTTTTCCGAAGAAGGCGGATCCTCAGCGCTTGCCCTTCTCAGAGGCCCTGTGGAGGAACTGACCAGGGAAGCCCAAATGGAGGAATTCATGTTCCTGGGACTTCGCATGACAAAAGGCATATCAGAGATAGACTTTGTATCCATGTTCGGGATTAAAATCGAAGGCATATACGGCCCTGTAATAGAGAGGCTCATTGCGGACGGACTCTTGAAGCGCGAGGGTGTCTGGATATCCCTGACCGAATGGGGAATGGATGTAAGCAACTTTGTACTCAGCGAATTTCTAATCTAA